ATCCCCAAAGGCCTTTAAAGTCATATCCTTACTGCTCAAAAACCCGATCAACAGGACCCGCACGGCCCCATCGGAGCGGAGTTCCCCCTTGGTCCATCCCCACTTGCAGTCTCGGGGAATACAGGAGGTAAACGCCCGTGCGCGCACAAATACCTGTTCATTTTCGCATCGGCTTTCCACCTCAACACGGCTGATTTCCTTCGGAGCTGCGTCCGGATTGACCCACACACCGTCCTCCGGAATTGGACAATATATTCTTTCCGTTCCTGATCCCGTTTGTGCCTGTGCAGGCAGAGATAAGACCGCCAGTCCGGCCACGAAAGCGATGGCTAAAAGCGTTCTTTGCATCCTGCTCCTCCGCTCCATGATGCGTTGCACTTGCTTCAGTGCAAGACGATGTTTATCACAGCGACCTTGTCCGAAACGTTTCCAACCATCCCGTTTCACCCTGTTCCATGATGCCGGGTCTAGCTTGCCAATCAAGTGGAATGCCATGCACAGTCTCAAAAGCCCGCCGCCTTAAAATGCTGGCCGGCGGATTGAGCATACAGACCATTGCTCGTAAAGACCCAACAGATAGCAGGTTCTGCAGTGTTGACCGTCCGCTTCCCGATCTCAAAAGAGCCAAACTACCGACGCGGATGAGCCTTGTCATAAGCGGCCAGCAAATGGGCGCTGTCGATCTCGGTATAAATCTGGGTGGATGCCAGGCTTGCGTGACCGAGCAGTTCCTGAATGGTCCGCAAATCTCCCCCACCTGCGAGAAGATGCGTTGCAAAGGAATGGCGCAGGGCGTGGGGTGTGGCGGTTTCAGGAAGACCGAGTGCGCCACGCAGTTTGGCCATGGAAAGCTGTATCATCCGCGGATTAAGCGGACCGCCGCGGGCGCCGAGAAACAATGGGCCGTCTGGTGAGATCGCATAAGGGCAGAGCTTTACGTAATGAGCCACCGCCTCACACACGGCCGGTAGGATTGGCACGATCCGCTCCTTACGGCCCTTGCCGATAATCCTCATGGTTTTCGTACCGGGCTGCGGGGCCATCTTTCCAGTCAGCGACAGCGCTTCGGAAATGCGCAGTCCACAGCCATACAGCAGCGTCAGAACAGCTGCATTGCGCGCTTCCACCCAAGCCTCTGTTTCCATCGCGAGATCACCGCTGGTGATGTCGATGGCATCCTTTGCGGACACCGGTTTGGGCAAAGAGCGCAATTGACGCGGTGGCCGGACGGCATCCGAGGCGGCCGCGTTGATCTCCCCGCGGCGTTCCAAGAATTTCAGGAACGAGCGGATACCAGCCAGGCCGCGTGCCAGCGAGCGGCTTTGGACCTTGTTCCGGCGGCGCTGCGCCAAAAACCCGCGAAAATCAGCCGGACGCAAGTCCGCAATGTCTTTAATGCCCGGTGCGCCACCCAAATGATCTGTCAGAAAGCGCAGGAACTGACGGAGATCTCGCTCATAAGCGATCAAAGTCTTGTCGGACAAGCGCCGTTCATCGGACAAATGATCCAGCCATTTGGCGATCCGGTCATTGAGATCCGGTTTCGCTGTGACAAGCAGAGAATCGGTGGCGTTGTGCGACATGAGCGCAAACTAGTCAAAACTCCCGAGCGTTTCGTTAATCCAGCAGCGGGCTACCCGGTTCGGTTTGAGAATTGCCCTTTAGAGCCAGTCGCCCGTCCGCCGCAGATGTTCCAGTTCCTTCAAAAACGCCTGCACTTTCGCCGAGCGGTGCAGATCAACATGGGTGACCATCCACATCATCGAGAGCCAATCCGGATCCGGGGGAACAATTTCGACCAGATCCCCGCGTTCAAGAGCGGCCTCACGTGGCAGAAACCCAATCCCGTTGCCGCAAAGCACAGCTTGCGCCAGCGTGCCCATCGAGTTGGAGCGAAAGGTAATACACTCAGCCGGGACATTTTCGTGCAGCCAACGCTGGAATCCTGCCCGAGTGTTCGGATCCACGGTTCCGGCGAACCGGTGCTTTGGGAAGTCATTTGTCCTGTCGGGCAGGCCGTACCGGTCGATGTAGATTTGATGGGCGAACAGACCGATTTCAATTCGTTCAAACTCCCGAACCACATTGTCCGGATTTTCTGGTCGGCCACCTGCGCGAAACGCCACATGCGCCTCGCCATACTCCAGCCGCAGAAGGCTGTCGCTAACCATAAACCGGATGGTCAGACCGGGGTGCTTATCGCCAAAGGCCCGTAAGATCAGCATCAGTGTTGGCGCATAAGTCGCAATGGATGTCACGATGAAGTCGCCCCTCAGCGCATCTCCCTGCCCTTGCGCCTTGCGATGCAGTTCCTCGAACTGCTCGTCAGCGGTATCGGCTATGCGAAGCAGTTCGCGCCCGAGATCGGTCGGCGTAAAGCCCTTTGCATGGCGCTGAAACAGTTTGCCTCCAATTGCCGCCTCTAAAGTGTCGACATGGCGGTTGATTGTTGCCCGGTGAACGCCTAGGGACTCGGCGGCAGCGCTTACCGTTCCCAAACGCGCAACGCGCGCGGCTGTTCGTATCTCGGTCCAGTGTTGCATAAATTTATGCCATATTTTCGCGCATTAGATGCGGATTTAGATCTCTTCAAAGCAGATATACAACATATTAGATTGGGTTCAACACGATGACTGTGCGACATCACCAAAGAGGTTGAGCCATGAAAATTCTAGCATTCGCAGCAACAAACAGCCGCCAGTCCATCAACAAGCGGGTGGTTCAGGCCGCAAGCGACATCATCACCTCTGATCTGGATCCGAATACTGAGATCGAGATCATCGATCTGAACGACTACGAGATGCCGATCTACAGCATTGACCGGGAAACCGAAGGCGGTATTCCGGAAGAAGCCCGGCGTTTCCATGAAAAAATCGGCACCGCAGATGCCCTGATTGTCTCCTACGCCGAACACAACGGCACTTATACCACCGCCTTCAAAAACGTGTTCGACTGGGCCTCCCGCATCAACATGAAGGTCTTTCAGGACAAGCCGCAAGTGGCGCTGTCAGCCTCGATGGGGCCGGGCGGTGCAGCCAGCGTCCTGAAAACGGCGGTCGGGTCGGCGGGCTTCTTTGGGGCCGACATTCGGGGCAGCCTCTCGATTGGGCCGTTCACCGAGAAGTTCGACACTGAAGCGGGCAAACTGGTCGATGAGAGCCTGGAGCAATACTTGCGCGAAATCCTGTCGGAGCTGGTCTCTGCGGCACAAGGCGCCAAGCGTGCCGCCTGATACGGCTAGCGATTTGTCTTCAAAAAACACTACCGGACAGACACAAACATTTGTCCGTACTGAGAAACACAAATGACGACGTCACTGAAGAAATACGGCTTTTGGGCCCTGAAAGGCCTCCTGGCCGCAGTTTTCCTGTCCGCTGGTGGAGCAAAACTCGTAGGCGCTCCCATGATGGTACAAACCTTCGAGGCGCTCGGGATCGGTCAATGGTTCCGCTATCTGACAGGCCTTATTGAAGTTGTGTCAGCTGTCTTGCTTTTCATTCCGGGCAAACAGGCCATCGGAGCAGGCCTTTTGGTCGGCACCATGATCGGAGCGGCTGCCGCACACCTCTTTATCTTGGGTCCGTCCGTGGTTCCCGCGCTTGTCTTGGGTGGCTTGACCGCAATTGTGCTCTTCGTACACCGCGACCAGATCACTGCATAAGATTAGCCAAACAAAAAAGCCCGGGTGTTCGCCCGGGCTTTTTGATTTCGAACCGTTCAGAAGCCTTAGGAGTGGATCGGCTTTGCGAAGGCACCCATGGCTGCTTCCTTGACGGCTTCCGACATGGTCGGGTGCGCGTGACACGTGCGGCCGAGGTCTTCCGCGGAGCCGCCGAATTCCATGAGAACAGCAGCTTCGTGGATCATTTCACCGGCACCGAAACCGACAATATGCACACCGAGCACCTGATCAGTCTTGACGTCAGAGAGAACCTTGGCAAAGCCATCGGTCGCATTCATGGCCCGCGCGCGGCCATTGGCCGTGAAGTTGAACTTGCCGGTCTTGTACTCAACACCAGCGGCCTTCAGCTCCTCTTCCGTCTTTCCAACAGAGGCAACTTCCGGCTGGGTGTAAACAACACCCGGAATGACGTCGTAGTTCACATGGCCAGCCTGGCCCGCGAGGATCTCGGCAACCGCAACACCCTCATCCTCGGCCTTGTGCGCAAGCATCGGCCCGACGACCACATCGCCGATCGCGTAAATGCCGTCGACATTGGTCTTGTAGTGAGTGTTGATCTGAACCCGGCCACGGTCATCGACAACAACGCCAGCCTGATCAAGTCCAAGACCTTC
This window of the Roseibium alexandrii DFL-11 genome carries:
- a CDS encoding serine/threonine protein kinase; amino-acid sequence: MQRTLLAIAFVAGLAVLSLPAQAQTGSGTERIYCPIPEDGVWVNPDAAPKEISRVEVESRCENEQVFVRARAFTSCIPRDCKWGWTKGELRSDGAVRVLLIGFLSSKDMTLKAFGDLLDVRVVNILNDLSEPNETKVYNLRRK
- a CDS encoding tyrosine recombinase XerC, which gives rise to MSHNATDSLLVTAKPDLNDRIAKWLDHLSDERRLSDKTLIAYERDLRQFLRFLTDHLGGAPGIKDIADLRPADFRGFLAQRRRNKVQSRSLARGLAGIRSFLKFLERRGEINAAASDAVRPPRQLRSLPKPVSAKDAIDITSGDLAMETEAWVEARNAAVLTLLYGCGLRISEALSLTGKMAPQPGTKTMRIIGKGRKERIVPILPAVCEAVAHYVKLCPYAISPDGPLFLGARGGPLNPRMIQLSMAKLRGALGLPETATPHALRHSFATHLLAGGGDLRTIQELLGHASLASTQIYTEIDSAHLLAAYDKAHPRR
- a CDS encoding LysR family transcriptional regulator — translated: MQHWTEIRTAARVARLGTVSAAAESLGVHRATINRHVDTLEAAIGGKLFQRHAKGFTPTDLGRELLRIADTADEQFEELHRKAQGQGDALRGDFIVTSIATYAPTLMLILRAFGDKHPGLTIRFMVSDSLLRLEYGEAHVAFRAGGRPENPDNVVREFERIEIGLFAHQIYIDRYGLPDRTNDFPKHRFAGTVDPNTRAGFQRWLHENVPAECITFRSNSMGTLAQAVLCGNGIGFLPREAALERGDLVEIVPPDPDWLSMMWMVTHVDLHRSAKVQAFLKELEHLRRTGDWL
- a CDS encoding NADPH-dependent FMN reductase — its product is MKILAFAATNSRQSINKRVVQAASDIITSDLDPNTEIEIIDLNDYEMPIYSIDRETEGGIPEEARRFHEKIGTADALIVSYAEHNGTYTTAFKNVFDWASRINMKVFQDKPQVALSASMGPGGAASVLKTAVGSAGFFGADIRGSLSIGPFTEKFDTEAGKLVDESLEQYLREILSELVSAAQGAKRAA
- a CDS encoding DoxX family protein, producing MTTSLKKYGFWALKGLLAAVFLSAGGAKLVGAPMMVQTFEALGIGQWFRYLTGLIEVVSAVLLFIPGKQAIGAGLLVGTMIGAAAAHLFILGPSVVPALVLGGLTAIVLFVHRDQITA